The Arctopsyche grandis isolate Sample6627 chromosome 7, ASM5162203v2, whole genome shotgun sequence genome includes a window with the following:
- the LOC143914319 gene encoding FGGY carbohydrate kinase domain-containing protein isoform X2, whose product MKPYNALFVGVDIGTGSARAALVTDEGKVLKTAVKTIQTWNPITDHYEQSSENIWESCKYVVKEVINGFPADDVKGIGFDATCSLVVLSKELKPITVSLSEQDQQNVILWMDHRAKLEAEFINNTKHSVLKYVGGNVSLEMQMPKLLWLKKNLPKTWNDIGFVFDLPDYLTWRATGSNSRSLCSVVCKWNYEANDSGMTQWNAEFLEQISLRELTDNNHKKIGNSVLAPGAPCGSGLTKDSATDLGLLPGTPVGTSIIDAHAGGLGMLGCFADNVCSDFESRLSLICGTSTCHMAVNKLPIFTTGIWGPYYSAMVPELWLNEAGQSASGALIDHIISSHPATITIKAKCPKYSLVQDYLNKLIIDMVEEKQYDDNCYLTKTIHIWPDYHGNRSPIADSNLLGMISGLTLTNDEENLALIYLATLQALAYGTRHIIESLKTSGYDEFKSLLICGGLSHNSLFTQIQADVVGLPLLCPIESESVLMGAAILGACGAKYFPNNESC is encoded by the exons ATGAAACCTTACAACGCTTTATTTGTTGGAGTCGACATTGGAACTGGAAGTGCAAGGGCAGCTCTGGTAACTGATGAAGGAAAGGTTTTAAAAACTGCTGTAAAAACTATTCAAACCTGGAATCCAATCACCGATCATTATGAACAATCGTCGGAGAATATTTGGGAATcttgtaaatatgtagttaaa GAAGTCATAAATGGCTTTCCTGCGGACGATGTTAAAGGAATTGGTTTTGATGCTACATGTTCGCTTGTTGTGCTATCAAAAGAATTGAAACCGATCACGGTGAGTCTATCTGAACAAGATCAGCAAAATGTCATATTATGGATGGACCACAGAGCAAAACTAGAAGCCGAGTTTATCAATAATACCAAGCATTCCGTTTTGAAATATGTGGGTGGAAACGTTTCATTAGAAATGCAAATGCCTAAACTTTTGtggctaaaaaaaaatcttcctaAAACTTGGAATGACATaggttttgtttttgatttaccTGACTATTTAACCTGGAGAGCTACAGGTTCAAATAGTAGATCATTATGCTCTGTAGTATGCAAATGGAACTATGAAGCCAATGATTCAGGAATGACGCAATGGAATGCAGAATTCCTGGAACAAATTTCTTTAAGAGAACTCACAGataacaatcataaaaaaattggaaattcaGTACTTGCACCCGGTGCACCATGTGGATCTGGACTTACAAAAGATTCTGCAACTGATTTAGGACTTTTACCAGGAACTCCAGTCGGCACGTCTATCATAGATGCACACGCTGGTGGATTAGGAATGCTGGGATGCTTTGCTGACAATGTTTGCAGTGATTTTGAATCCCGTCTCAGCCTTATATGTGGAACGTCTACATGCCATATGGCTGTCAATAAGTTACCAATATTCACTACTGGAATCTGGGGACCATATTATAGTGCAATGGTACCAGAATTGTGGTTGAACGAAGCTGGTCAAAGCGCATCCGGTGCTTTGATCGATCATATAATTAGCAGTCATCCTGCTACAATCACTATAAAAGCAAAGTGTCCTAAATATTC ATTAGTTCAAGACTATCTCAACAAATTAATAATCGACATGGTTGAAGAAAAACAATATGATGATAATTGTTATTTAACTAAAACTATTCATATATGGCCTGACTATCACGGAAATAGATCTCCAATTGCTGATTCGAATCTATTAGGTATGATTTCAGGACTTACTTTAACCAACGATGAAGAAAATTTAGCACTCATTTACCTGGCTACTTTACAAGCATTGGCT tatGGAACACGCCACATCATTGAATCTTTAAAAACGTCTGGGTACGATGAATTTAAATCTTTGCTTATATGTGGTGGACTGTCGCACAATAGCCTGTTTACACAAATTCAAGCAGATGTTGTGGGCTTGCCACTCTTGTGTCCAATTGAATCCGAATCTGTTTTGATGGGAGCAGCAATCCTCGGTGCGTGCGGTGCAAAATATTTCCCCAAC aatgaaAGTTGCTGA
- the LOC143914319 gene encoding FGGY carbohydrate kinase domain-containing protein isoform X1: MKPYNALFVGVDIGTGSARAALVTDEGKVLKTAVKTIQTWNPITDHYEQSSENIWESCKYVVKEVINGFPADDVKGIGFDATCSLVVLSKELKPITVSLSEQDQQNVILWMDHRAKLEAEFINNTKHSVLKYVGGNVSLEMQMPKLLWLKKNLPKTWNDIGFVFDLPDYLTWRATGSNSRSLCSVVCKWNYEANDSGMTQWNAEFLEQISLRELTDNNHKKIGNSVLAPGAPCGSGLTKDSATDLGLLPGTPVGTSIIDAHAGGLGMLGCFADNVCSDFESRLSLICGTSTCHMAVNKLPIFTTGIWGPYYSAMVPELWLNEAGQSASGALIDHIISSHPATITIKAKCPKYSLVQDYLNKLIIDMVEEKQYDDNCYLTKTIHIWPDYHGNRSPIADSNLLGMISGLTLTNDEENLALIYLATLQALAYGTRHIIESLKTSGYDEFKSLLICGGLSHNSLFTQIQADVVGLPLLCPIESESVLMGAAILGACGAKYFPNVGTAIHSMGGKANIINPNNAVKNYHDKKYNVFLKMLNDQYSYKQIMEST, from the exons ATGAAACCTTACAACGCTTTATTTGTTGGAGTCGACATTGGAACTGGAAGTGCAAGGGCAGCTCTGGTAACTGATGAAGGAAAGGTTTTAAAAACTGCTGTAAAAACTATTCAAACCTGGAATCCAATCACCGATCATTATGAACAATCGTCGGAGAATATTTGGGAATcttgtaaatatgtagttaaa GAAGTCATAAATGGCTTTCCTGCGGACGATGTTAAAGGAATTGGTTTTGATGCTACATGTTCGCTTGTTGTGCTATCAAAAGAATTGAAACCGATCACGGTGAGTCTATCTGAACAAGATCAGCAAAATGTCATATTATGGATGGACCACAGAGCAAAACTAGAAGCCGAGTTTATCAATAATACCAAGCATTCCGTTTTGAAATATGTGGGTGGAAACGTTTCATTAGAAATGCAAATGCCTAAACTTTTGtggctaaaaaaaaatcttcctaAAACTTGGAATGACATaggttttgtttttgatttaccTGACTATTTAACCTGGAGAGCTACAGGTTCAAATAGTAGATCATTATGCTCTGTAGTATGCAAATGGAACTATGAAGCCAATGATTCAGGAATGACGCAATGGAATGCAGAATTCCTGGAACAAATTTCTTTAAGAGAACTCACAGataacaatcataaaaaaattggaaattcaGTACTTGCACCCGGTGCACCATGTGGATCTGGACTTACAAAAGATTCTGCAACTGATTTAGGACTTTTACCAGGAACTCCAGTCGGCACGTCTATCATAGATGCACACGCTGGTGGATTAGGAATGCTGGGATGCTTTGCTGACAATGTTTGCAGTGATTTTGAATCCCGTCTCAGCCTTATATGTGGAACGTCTACATGCCATATGGCTGTCAATAAGTTACCAATATTCACTACTGGAATCTGGGGACCATATTATAGTGCAATGGTACCAGAATTGTGGTTGAACGAAGCTGGTCAAAGCGCATCCGGTGCTTTGATCGATCATATAATTAGCAGTCATCCTGCTACAATCACTATAAAAGCAAAGTGTCCTAAATATTC ATTAGTTCAAGACTATCTCAACAAATTAATAATCGACATGGTTGAAGAAAAACAATATGATGATAATTGTTATTTAACTAAAACTATTCATATATGGCCTGACTATCACGGAAATAGATCTCCAATTGCTGATTCGAATCTATTAGGTATGATTTCAGGACTTACTTTAACCAACGATGAAGAAAATTTAGCACTCATTTACCTGGCTACTTTACAAGCATTGGCT tatGGAACACGCCACATCATTGAATCTTTAAAAACGTCTGGGTACGATGAATTTAAATCTTTGCTTATATGTGGTGGACTGTCGCACAATAGCCTGTTTACACAAATTCAAGCAGATGTTGTGGGCTTGCCACTCTTGTGTCCAATTGAATCCGAATCTGTTTTGATGGGAGCAGCAATCCTCGGTGCGTGCGGTGCAAAATATTTCCCCAACGTAGGTACAGCTATTCACAGCATGGGTGGTAAAGCGAATATAATAAATCCCAACAATGCTGTTAAGAATTACcacgataaaaaatataatgtatttttaaagatGTTGAACGatcaatattcatataaacaaataatggaATCGACTTAA